A window of Microcoleus sp. bin38.metabat.b11b12b14.051 genomic DNA:
GCCGATCGATCCGATCCGCGTCAGTCAGTTTGTCGAAGCCGCCCGCCGCAGCTTTTCCCAGAAAGAGCTCGAACAACAAAACAGAGACGCTAATGGCTCAAGAGGGCCAACCGCCGAACCGGGCAAAGTCACTCGATTTTAGATTTTAGATTTTAGATTTTAGATTTGACTCCACAGATTCATCTGGGAGCTTGAACAGGAGCGTTGTCCTGAGCTTGTCGAAGGGTCTAAAATTTTAGTATCGCTCGGGCGATCGCGCCGGAAAGCAAGTACCTGCTTTTGGAACGTAAAATGGTCATTAGTCATCTCGCCCGCTCGCGAAGTCGAAGGGTGATCATTAGTCATTGTTCAAACAGGTCATTGGTCATTGGGAATACAGGACTTGTGTAAAAAACGTATGACGCGCGAATTATAACGCTAAAGTGTGCATTGCTTATCTACAACATATAGAGTTTGTGCGTCCAAGACTGTAATCGCTAAAAACTCAAAACACACAGTAAAAAAAGCACAAATGCCCAATGACCAATGCCCAATGCCCAATGCCCAATGCCCCATGCCCAATGCCCTGTTTGCCCAATGCCCCATGCCCCATGCCCCATCCCTCCGCTTCGCTTCGCCCAATGACCAATTAGCAATTACCAAATCTAAAAATGATTCGCCGACGTTCAACCCCTTGGATTCATCGCTGGTCTAGGACTGTGATGGCAGCGATCGCAGCCATCACAGTCCTAGAAACGGCTTATCTGACGATCGCTAAATTCACGACAGGCTCAGTCATTTGTCCCACCAGCGGCTGCGACAAAGTTCTCAACAGTCCCTACGCTACAGTTTTTGGCACAGTGCCCTTAAGCTTGTTAGGGTGTTTGGCTTATCTGAGCATAGCAATTCTGGCACTAGCTCCCAAAGCCGTAAATCCCGACACCAATAAAGGACTGTACTCTCAACTAGAAAACAAAACTTGGCAAGGGCTATTTATCATCACCGCTGCGATGGTAATTTTTAGCAGCTATTTGATGTACTTGATGGCTTTTGAAATTCAGGAGCTATGTATCTACTGCATCAGTTCCGCGGTATTTGCGCTGTCGCTATTTGTGCTGACGCTAGTCGGGCGCGAGTGGGAGGATATCGGACAGTTGGTGTTTACGGGCATTTTGGTGGTGATGGTAAGTTCGATCGGCGCCTTGGGACTCTACAACAGCGTCAAGGCGCCCGTCACTGTTTCTAGCCCCGGAATTGCACCTCCTGCGGTCACTACAACCTCAGGGCCCGCACAAATTGCTTTAGCGCAGCATCTGAGACAAATCGGCGCCAAAGAATACGGCGCTTACTGGTGTCCCCACTGCCACGACCAAAAAATGCTGTTCGGCAAAGAAGCAGCCAAAATAATTGATTATTTTGAATGCGATCCCAGGGGACAAAACTCCCGTGCAGAAATTTGTCAAGCTGCTGCTGCTAATGTTAAAGGTTTTCCGACGTGGGAGATTAAAGGTCAGTTTTATTCTGGGACAAAACAACTCGATGAACTCGCTGATTTATCGGGTTATCCCGGCCCGCGTAACTTTAAAAACTGACAGATTATTTGAAAATTGTAGATGACAGATTTTAGATTGTTACGCAGTAAATATCCTTCTTAACTTACTTGCTCGTTGTCTCGTGCTGCGAAATTAATCTTAAATCTCGCATCTACAATTAAAAATAAGTAAAAATTACTTGTAGCAGTTATCACTCTCCATGAGGTATCCTAAAACTTGTATGCTCAGGGTTTTAAGTTATATGTCATTGTTCGCTGCGAGCGAAGCAATCGCAGGGACTATCAAGCTTTTGAATTAAATCAGGTGCTGGGACAAGCAATATTTTTTTTGCTGATTAGCTTCGATCCCTACCTCATATGAGAGATCGAAAGGCTATAGCTTGAAAAGTAAATTT
This region includes:
- a CDS encoding vitamin K epoxide reductase family protein, whose translation is MIRRRSTPWIHRWSRTVMAAIAAITVLETAYLTIAKFTTGSVICPTSGCDKVLNSPYATVFGTVPLSLLGCLAYLSIAILALAPKAVNPDTNKGLYSQLENKTWQGLFIITAAMVIFSSYLMYLMAFEIQELCIYCISSAVFALSLFVLTLVGREWEDIGQLVFTGILVVMVSSIGALGLYNSVKAPVTVSSPGIAPPAVTTTSGPAQIALAQHLRQIGAKEYGAYWCPHCHDQKMLFGKEAAKIIDYFECDPRGQNSRAEICQAAAANVKGFPTWEIKGQFYSGTKQLDELADLSGYPGPRNFKN